The following are encoded in a window of Castanea sativa cultivar Marrone di Chiusa Pesio chromosome 5, ASM4071231v1 genomic DNA:
- the LOC142636340 gene encoding uncharacterized protein LOC142636340: MEKEFYPSQDDLLYEEEVLRNPFSLKLWWRYLIARSDAPFKKRFIIYERALKALPGSYKLWHAYLRERLDLVRNLPISHSQYNTLNNTFERALVTMHKMPRIWIMYLQTLTHQKLVTQTRRTFDRALCALPVTQHERVWEPYLIFASQKGVPIETSLRVYRRYLKYDPSHIEEFIEFLVNSSLWQEASERLASVLNDDGFYSIKGKTKHRLWLELCDLLTKHANEVSGLNVDAIIRGGIRKFTDEVGRLWTSLAEYYIRRNLHEKARDVFEEGIMSVVTVRDFSVIFDSYTQFEESMLTFKIESMSSSDEEDEEEEEGEGGKENGVEGKRMDDEDEDEDVRLDVNLSMAKLEKKILNGFWLHDDKDVDLRIARLDYLINRRPELANSVLLRQNPHNVEQWHRRVKLFEGDPKKQILTYTEAVRTIDPMKAVGKPHTLWVNFARLYEKHSDLVNARVIFDKAVQVNYKAVDHLASVWCEWAEMELRHQNFKGALELMRRATAEPSVEVKRRVAADGNEPVQIKLYRSLKLWTFYVDLEESLGTLESTRTVYERILDLRIATPQIILNYAFLLEEHKYFEDAFKVYERGVKIFKYPHVKDIWVTYLSKFVKRYGKAKLERARELFEHAVDMAPADAVKPLYLQYAKLEEDYGLAKRAMKVYDQATKAVPNNEKLSMYEIYIARAAEIFGVPKTREIYEQAIESGLPDKDVKTMCLKYAELEKSLGEIDRARAVYVFASQFADPRSDVDFWNKWHEFEVQHGNEDTFREMLRIKRSVSASYSQTHFILPEYLMQKDQRLNLDDARDKLKQAGVAEDEMAALERQLAPVVDNGAAKDNNRRVGFVSAGVESQSEGVIKVTANNEDIELPEESDSDDDDKVEIAQKDVPTAVFGGLVRKRDEADNDAEAQDATATKEKDGDSRLGALERIKRLKKV; encoded by the exons ATGGAGAAAGAGTTCTACCCATCCCAAGACGACCTCCTCTACGAAGAAGAAGTCCTCCGCAACCCTTTCAGCCTCAAGCTATGGTGGCGCTACCTCATCGCTCGATCCGACGCCCCTTTCAAAAAACGCTTCATCATCTACGAGCGAGCTCTCAAGGCTCTCCCTGGCAGCTACAAGCTATGGCACGCCTATCTCCGCGAGCGCCTCGACCTCGTTCGAAACCTTCCCATCTCTCACTCCCAATACAACACCCTCAACAACACCTTCGAGCGAGCCCTCGTCACCATGCACAAAATGCCTCGGATTTGGATCATGTACCTCCAAACCCTAACTCACCAGAAGCTCGTCACCCAGACTCGCCGCACTTTCGATCGAGCTCTGTGCGCTTTGCCGGTCACGCAGCACGAACGGGTTTGGGAGCCCTATTTGATCTTCGCGAGCCAGAAGGGCGTCCCAATCGAAACCTCGCTTCGCGTTTATCGCAGGTATTTGAAATACGACCCTTCTCATATCGAAGAATTCAttgaatttttagttaattcTAGTCTTTGGCAAGAGGCTTCGGAAAGATTAGCTTcggtgttgaatgatgatgggTTTTATTCGATTAAGGGGAAAACTAAGCATAGGTTGTGGTTAGAGTTGTGTGATTTGTTAACTAAGCATGCTAATGAGGTTTCGGGGTTGAATGTGGATGCAATTATTAGGGGTGGGATTAGGAAGTTTACTGATGAGGTAGGAAGGTTGTGGACCTCGCTTGCAGAGTATTATATTAGGCGTAATTTGCACGAGAAGGCGAGGGATGTGTTTGAGGAGGGGATTATGAGTGTGGTTACTGTTAGAGATTTTAGTGTAATTTTTGACTCGTATACGCAGTTTGAAGAGAGTATGTTAACGTTTAAGATAGAGAGTATGAGTTCGAGTGACGAGGAggatgaggaggaggaggagggagagGGTGGAAAAGAAAACGGTGTTGAGGGGAAGAGAAtggatgatgaagatgaagatgaggatgttCGGTTAGATGTGAATTTATCGATGGctaagcttgagaagaagaTTCTTAATGGGTTTTGGTTACATGATGATAAGGATGTGGATTTGAGGATTGCCCGATTGGATTATCTTATAAATAGGAGACCGGAGTTGGCTAATAGTGTGTTGTTACGACAGAATCCTCATAATGTGGAACAGTGGCATCGAAGGGTGAAGTTGTTTGAGGGTGATCCCAAGAAGCAGATTTTGACTTACACTGAGGCAGTGAGGACAATTGATCCTATGAAAGCTGTGGGGAAACCTCATACATTGTGGGTTAACTTCGCTAGGCTTTATGAGAAGCACAGTGATCTTGTCAATGCCAGAGTTATATTCGATAAAGCAGTTCAAGTCAACTACAAGGCTGTGGATCATCTGGCTAGTGTTTGGTGTGAGTGGGCAGAGATGGAATTGAGgcatcaaaatttcaaaggagCATTAGAATTGATGAGGCGAGCCACAGCAGAGCCGTCGGTGGAGGTCAAACGAAGAG TGGCTGCTGATGGGAATGAACCAGTGCAGATTAAGCTGTACAGATCCTTGAAACTCTGGACCTTCTACGTTGACTTAGAAGAGAGCCTGGGTACCTTGGAGTCCACAAGGACAGTGTATGAGCGGATATTGGATCTAAGAATAGCCACGCCTCAAATTATTCTCAATTATGCATTTCTATTGGAG GAACATAAATACTTTGAAGATGCATTCAAGGTATATGAAAGAGGTGTGAAGATTTTTAAGTATCCACATGTCAAAGACATATGGGTCACATACCTCTCAAAGTTCGTAAAGAGATATGGAAAGGCAAAACTTGAACGGGCAAGAGAGCTGTTTGAGCATGCTGTTGATATG GCACCTGCTGATGCAGTAAAGCCTTTGTATCTTCAATATGCAAAGCTGGAGGAGGATTATGGTCTGGCCAAGCGAGCTATGAAGGTCTATGATCAAGCAACTAAGGCTGTTCCAAACAATGAGAAATTGAGCatgtatgaaatatatattgcTCGAGCAGCAGAGATATTTGGTGTCCCAAAAACTAGGGAAATATACGAGCAAGCAATAGAGTCTGGTCTTCCAGACAAAGATGTGAAGACCATGTGCTTGAAGTATGCTGAGCTTGAGAAGAGTCTAGGAGAAATTGATCGTGCTCGTGCAGTATATGTATTTGCGTCACAATTTGCAGATCCACGATCTGATGTGGATTTCTGGAATAAGTGGCATGAGTTTGAGGTGCAACATGGAAATGAAGACACTTTCAGAGAAATGCTTCGAATTAAAAGAAGTGTTTCTGCAAGCTATAGCCAG ACACACTTTATCTTGCCTGAGTATCTGATGCAAAAGGATCAGAGATTGAACCTTGATGATGCAAGGGACAAATTGAAACAGGCTGGGGTTGCTGAAGATGAAATGGCTGCTCTCGAAAGGCAGTTAGCTCCTGTAGTTGACAATGGTGCTGCTAAAGATAACAACAGAAGAGTTGGCTTTGTCAGTGCAGGTGTGGAATCACAATCTGAAGGAGTTATTAAAGTTACTGCAAATAATGAAGACATTGAGCTACCAGAAGAAAGTGATTCAGACGATGATGACAAGGTTGAAATAGCCCAAAAAGATGTTCCTACAGCTGTTTTCGGAGGCTTGGTTCGTAAGAGAGATGAGGCTGACAATGATGCAGAAGCACAAGATGCCACTGCTACTAAAGAGAAGGATGGTGACAGCCGCCTTGGTGCCCTAGAGAGAATAAAGAGACTAAAGAAAGTGTGA
- the LOC142635829 gene encoding uncharacterized protein LOC142635829, translating to MVNMYVQFQEQKEDEMRTRNLEQVDDLIDQNTRSWKPVLVKTLYPAPVCNEILSIPLSKTGVVSDQLMWKFSSSGDYNVHQAYQALRQDAKQHLPASHLPFSPPRMCGTQFGRGIVNVGLCPLCDSDEDSSTHLFLNCSFSRACWYGSQLAIQSSEIGSVSVQQWISRLDHNSLEEGDTRYLQLVFTLIWSIWNHRNKVMCEGLKPDPLNVILTSQALFCGYHEAFANYNNADRRNGTHQAQNQRLVGQWDLIIKIAGVRKKQVRRSAYSYEAQNIQGNIVFRGCHSSAAKSAYGALLEALVEAAVLARRYGFSHILALSSSKRLVQQFNGDSSPTWQERTFFADMCSLKQLGLVFKHLFVPSFVVNNVIA from the exons atgGTAAATATGTATGTCCAATTTCAAGAGCAAAAGGAGGATGAGATGAGAACCAGAAATTTAGAGCAGGTAGATG ACTTAATAGATCAGAATACTCGCTCTTGGAAACCAGTTTTAGTCAAAACCCTCTATCCAGCCCCTGTGTGCAATGAAATCTTGAGTATTCCTTTGTCCAAAACTGGGGTGGTTTCAGATCAGCTTATGTGGAAATTTTCCAGTTCAGGGGACTATAATGTTCATCAAGCCTACCAGGCTCTGCGGCAAGATGCAAAGCAACATCTCCCTGCAAGCCATTTACCCTTTTCCCCTCCCCGGATGTGTGGAACACAGTTTGGAAG GGGGATTGTTAATGTTGGTCTGTGCCCTCTTTGTGATTCTGATGAAGACTCATCCACTCATCTCTTTCTTAATTGCTCATTCTCGAGGGCTTGTTGGTATGGATCCCAACTAGCTATACAGTCCTCCGAAATTGGTTCTGTTTCTGTCCAACAGTGGATTAGTAGACTAGATCACAACAGTTTGGAGGAGGGAGATACGAGATATCTGCAACTTGTCTTTACTCTCATCTGGTCTATATGGAACCACAGAAATAAAGTGATGTGTGAGGGTTTAAAACCGGATCctttaaatgtaattttaacCTCTCAAGCTCTTTTTTGCGGGTATCATGAAGCGTTTGCTAATTACAACAATGCTGACAGAAGAAATGGTACTCATCAGGCACAGAATCAGAGATTGGTTGGACAATGGGATCTCATTATCAAGATTGCTGGTGTCAGGAAAAAACAAGTCAGGAGAAGTGCTTACTCTTATGAGGCTCAAAACATCCAGGGTAACATTGTGTTTAGAGGCTGCCATAGCAGCGCTGCAAAATCCGCTTATGGTGCCTTACTGGAGGCTTTGGTAGAAGCTGCAGTCCTAGCTAGGAGATATGGTTTCAGCCACATTTTGGCCCTGAGCAGCAGTAAAAGGCTTGTCCAGCAGTTCAATGGGGATAGTAGTCCAACTTGGCAGGAAAGAACCTTTTTTGCAGACATGTGTTCTTTGAAACAGCTTGGCTTAGTCTTTAAGCACCTTTTTGTACCCTCTTTTGTTGTTAACAACGTAATAGCATAG